In one Modestobacter sp. L9-4 genomic region, the following are encoded:
- a CDS encoding PadR family transcriptional regulator gives MSLTELHLALLAGAPRHGYDIKQEHDSWFPDTRPLPYGQVYATLARLQRDGLAEVVETRVDGGPERTVYALTAEGSERLRAWLAEPAAPTGAGAEEIVRKTVSALHTGIDVSGFVARQRAAHLRRIRDLQSTPPGAGPAERLVREHLIAHLDADLRWLELAAELLPSPDDQPTVRPEERKPA, from the coding sequence ATGTCGTTGACCGAGCTCCACCTGGCCCTGCTCGCGGGTGCACCGCGGCACGGCTACGACATCAAGCAGGAGCACGACTCCTGGTTCCCCGACACCCGCCCCCTCCCCTACGGCCAGGTGTACGCGACGTTGGCCCGGCTGCAGCGCGATGGGCTGGCCGAGGTCGTGGAGACCCGGGTGGACGGGGGGCCCGAGCGGACGGTGTACGCGCTGACCGCCGAGGGGTCGGAGCGGCTGCGCGCCTGGCTGGCCGAGCCCGCCGCACCGACCGGGGCCGGCGCCGAGGAGATCGTCCGCAAGACCGTGTCGGCGCTGCACACCGGCATCGACGTCTCCGGGTTCGTGGCCCGCCAGCGCGCGGCGCACCTGCGCCGGATCCGCGACCTGCAGTCCACCCCGCCCGGCGCCGGCCCGGCCGAACGGCTGGTCCGGGAGCACCTGATCGCCCACCTGGACGCCGACCTGCGGTGGCTCGAGCTGGCCGCCGAGCTGTTGCCGTCCCCTGATGACCAGCCGACCGTTCGTCCCGAGGAGAGGAAGCCCGCATGA
- a CDS encoding Mur ligase family protein, with protein sequence MPLPGIPWSAVERRARDVATGPVATSGPVDGLVLHGLVTDSRAVTPGCLFACVRGGRSDGHRFAAGAVAAGAAALLVDRPVDVDVPQLLVPSVRAQLGPLGALLAGDPAERLRLVGVTGSNGKTTTSTLVRGVLQAAGECAGVVTTLGARVGDQQRGTRLTTPEAPELHGLLAWMLDAGATSAVLEASSIALDVGRVDGVHVAVAVFTGFEEDHLDHHGTLEQYWASKARLFSPERTDSAVVVVDEPWGRRLADQARVPVTRVSATDDPDADVRVLSWSTGAGGTSLVVEDGDGRHWLSSPLVGRVHVGNLAAAWATGRSLGIPAPTVAAGLATTAPPAGRNTLLRGDTGPLVVVDYAHTPRALAAALQTARELTGDGGRVHLVLGARGRRDRYKRQGLGVSARAADVVWLTNEGSHGERPEAIVEELRVGLLGGTAEVRTVLDRRTAITAAVQAGSDADVVLVVGRGHETTMTDDGPPVAFDDADVAREALGSLPARDREPNVVAALDEEAVVELLADRAS encoded by the coding sequence GTGCCGCTCCCCGGGATCCCCTGGTCAGCCGTCGAACGCCGGGCGCGCGACGTCGCGACCGGTCCGGTGGCGACGTCCGGTCCCGTCGACGGGCTGGTGCTGCACGGGCTGGTCACCGACTCCCGCGCGGTGACGCCGGGCTGCCTGTTCGCCTGCGTGCGCGGCGGGCGCAGCGACGGCCACCGCTTCGCGGCGGGTGCGGTGGCCGCCGGCGCCGCGGCCCTGCTGGTCGACCGGCCGGTCGACGTCGACGTCCCGCAGCTGCTGGTGCCCTCGGTGCGCGCCCAGCTCGGCCCGCTCGGCGCGCTGCTGGCCGGCGACCCGGCCGAGCGGCTGCGGCTGGTCGGGGTCACCGGCAGCAACGGCAAGACGACGACGAGCACGCTGGTGCGCGGGGTGCTGCAGGCGGCGGGGGAGTGCGCGGGGGTGGTCACCACGCTGGGCGCCCGGGTCGGTGACCAGCAACGCGGCACCCGGCTCACCACGCCCGAGGCCCCCGAGCTGCACGGCCTGCTGGCCTGGATGCTCGACGCCGGCGCCACCAGCGCGGTGCTCGAGGCCTCCTCCATCGCCCTGGACGTGGGCCGGGTCGACGGCGTGCACGTGGCCGTCGCGGTGTTCACCGGCTTCGAGGAGGACCACCTCGACCACCACGGCACCCTCGAGCAGTACTGGGCCAGCAAGGCCCGCCTCTTCAGCCCCGAGCGCACCGACAGCGCGGTGGTCGTCGTCGACGAGCCGTGGGGACGGCGCCTCGCCGACCAGGCCCGCGTGCCGGTGACCCGGGTGTCGGCCACCGACGACCCGGACGCCGACGTGCGGGTGCTCAGCTGGAGCACCGGTGCCGGGGGCACCAGCCTGGTCGTCGAGGACGGCGACGGGCGGCACTGGCTGTCCTCGCCGCTGGTCGGGCGGGTGCACGTGGGCAACCTCGCGGCCGCCTGGGCCACCGGCCGGTCGCTGGGCATCCCGGCGCCGACCGTCGCGGCGGGCCTGGCCACCACCGCGCCGCCGGCCGGGCGCAACACGCTGCTGCGCGGGGACACCGGGCCCCTGGTCGTCGTCGACTACGCGCACACCCCGCGCGCGCTGGCCGCGGCGCTGCAGACCGCCCGCGAGCTGACCGGCGACGGTGGCCGGGTGCACCTGGTGCTCGGCGCACGCGGCCGTCGCGACCGCTACAAGCGCCAGGGGCTCGGCGTCTCCGCCCGCGCCGCGGACGTCGTGTGGCTGACCAACGAGGGCAGCCACGGCGAGCGGCCCGAGGCGATCGTGGAGGAGCTGCGGGTCGGGCTGCTCGGCGGCACCGCCGAGGTGCGCACCGTGCTGGACCGCCGGACGGCGATCACCGCCGCGGTGCAGGCCGGGAGCGACGCCGATGTGGTGCTCGTCGTGGGCCGCGGCCACGAGACGACGATGACCGACGACGGCCCCCCGGTGGCCTTCGACGACGCCGACGTCGCCCGCGAGGCGCTCGGGTCGCTGCCCGCCCGGGACCGCGAGCCCAACGTCGTCGCCGCGCTGGACGAGGAGGCCGTCGTCGAGCTCCTGGCCGACCGCGCCTCCTGA
- a CDS encoding LPXTG cell wall anchor domain-containing protein — MVDVVAVVGGFSSTGGDSTPWAGLGFAVTVLLSLAGGVISVRRQRRARPRRRESAPSGRRPAEDAR, encoded by the coding sequence GTGGTGGACGTCGTGGCCGTCGTCGGTGGCTTCTCCTCGACCGGTGGCGACAGCACCCCGTGGGCAGGGCTGGGCTTCGCCGTCACCGTGCTGCTGTCGCTGGCCGGCGGGGTGATCAGCGTCAGGCGCCAACGCAGGGCGCGCCCTCGGCGCCGCGAGAGTGCGCCCAGCGGGCGCCGACCCGCGGAGGACGCCCGCTGA
- a CDS encoding antibiotic biosynthesis monooxygenase codes for MFAVVYRWRLRPGREQQFQDGWERVTRAIHAGCSSYGSRLHRAADGTWVAYARWPDAATRERCAFDEPEGERLMAESVAERFPELTLELVSDLLAEPADS; via the coding sequence GTGTTCGCGGTGGTCTACCGGTGGCGGCTCCGGCCGGGGCGCGAGCAGCAGTTCCAGGACGGCTGGGAGCGGGTGACCCGGGCGATCCACGCCGGATGTAGTAGCTACGGGTCCCGGCTGCACCGGGCGGCCGACGGCACGTGGGTCGCCTACGCACGCTGGCCCGACGCGGCGACGCGGGAGCGCTGCGCGTTCGACGAGCCCGAGGGTGAGCGGTTGATGGCGGAGTCGGTGGCCGAGCGGTTCCCCGAGCTGACGCTGGAGCTGGTCAGCGACCTGCTGGCCGAGCCCGCCGACTCGTGA
- a CDS encoding ABC transporter ATP-binding protein: MSTVQLSGVSHAYGRTQALSDVSLTVEPGEVVAITGPSGCGKSTLLLLAAGVLRAQSGRVLVAGTELSGADDAARARFRRRSIGLVLQFGQLVPDLSVRDNVALPLLLEGHRPADARAAADGWLARVGLDVEPDTAPTDLSGGQAQLAAAARALVTGPRLLLADEPTASLDTTSGRALLDLLVDTTVQAGGSVVLVSHDNAVAARADREIRLRRGVIAHQVALS; this comes from the coding sequence ATGAGCACGGTGCAGCTGTCCGGTGTCAGTCACGCCTACGGCAGGACGCAGGCCCTCAGCGACGTGTCGCTGACCGTCGAACCCGGCGAGGTCGTCGCGATCACCGGACCCAGCGGGTGCGGGAAGTCGACCCTGCTCCTGCTCGCCGCCGGGGTCCTGCGGGCTCAGTCCGGACGCGTCCTGGTCGCCGGCACCGAGCTGTCCGGTGCCGACGACGCCGCCCGCGCCCGGTTCCGGCGCCGGTCGATCGGCCTGGTCCTGCAGTTCGGGCAGCTGGTGCCCGACCTGTCGGTGCGGGACAACGTCGCACTGCCCCTCCTGCTGGAGGGCCACCGGCCGGCCGACGCCCGGGCGGCCGCCGACGGCTGGCTGGCCCGCGTCGGGCTGGACGTCGAACCGGACACGGCGCCCACCGACCTCTCCGGTGGGCAGGCCCAGCTGGCCGCCGCGGCCCGCGCCCTGGTGACCGGCCCGCGACTGCTGCTGGCGGACGAGCCGACCGCGAGCCTGGACACCACCAGCGGCCGGGCACTGCTGGACCTGCTGGTCGACACCACGGTGCAGGCCGGCGGCTCGGTCGTCCTGGTCAGCCACGACAACGCCGTCGCCGCCCGCGCCGACCGCGAGATCCGGCTGCGCCGCGGCGTCATCGCCCACCAGGTGGCGCTGTCATGA
- a CDS encoding GNAT family N-acetyltransferase has translation MTQAVLRTDRLLLEPLSDAHVELEVELDGDPQVMRYLEVRPRTRDEVLARHPQRLAVADRAPGLGFWVGSVDGDPVGWWLLDVPERPDQGAAEGQAELGYRLLPRWWRRGLATEGARELVRHAFADLGLRRVFAETMAVNAGSRAVMAAAGLEHVRTFHLEWETPLPGAEHGEVEYALTREAWRARTPDAR, from the coding sequence GTGACCCAGGCCGTCCTGCGCACCGACCGGCTGCTGCTCGAGCCGCTGTCGGACGCCCATGTCGAGCTCGAGGTGGAGCTGGACGGCGACCCGCAGGTGATGCGGTACCTGGAGGTCCGGCCGCGCACCCGCGACGAGGTGCTGGCCCGCCACCCGCAACGGCTGGCGGTGGCCGACCGGGCGCCCGGGCTGGGGTTCTGGGTGGGCTCGGTGGACGGCGACCCGGTCGGCTGGTGGCTGCTCGACGTGCCCGAGCGCCCCGACCAGGGGGCGGCCGAGGGGCAGGCCGAGCTGGGCTACCGGCTGCTGCCGCGCTGGTGGCGGCGCGGGCTGGCCACCGAGGGCGCGCGCGAGCTGGTGCGGCACGCCTTCGCCGACCTCGGTCTGCGCCGGGTGTTCGCCGAGACGATGGCGGTCAACGCCGGGTCGCGTGCGGTGATGGCCGCAGCCGGCCTGGAGCACGTCCGCACGTTCCACCTGGAGTGGGAGACGCCGCTGCCCGGGGCCGAGCACGGTGAGGTCGAGTACGCGCTCACCCGTGAGGCCTGGCGCGCCCGGACCCCGGACGCGCGATGA
- a CDS encoding YnfA family protein has translation MRSLAVFGLAALLEIGGAWLVWQGLREHRGWLWVGLGMVALALYGVVTTLQPDAAFGRVLAAYGGVFVAGSLLWAVVADGFRPDRWDLLGAAVCLVGVSVIMYAPRGS, from the coding sequence ATGCGCTCCCTCGCCGTGTTCGGGCTCGCCGCGCTGCTGGAGATCGGCGGGGCCTGGCTGGTCTGGCAGGGGCTGCGCGAGCACCGCGGCTGGCTGTGGGTGGGGCTGGGCATGGTGGCCCTGGCGCTCTACGGCGTGGTCACCACCCTGCAGCCCGACGCCGCCTTCGGCCGGGTGCTGGCCGCCTACGGCGGGGTGTTCGTCGCCGGGTCGCTGCTGTGGGCGGTGGTCGCCGACGGCTTCCGCCCCGACCGCTGGGACCTCCTGGGCGCGGCGGTCTGCCTGGTCGGCGTCTCGGTGATCATGTACGCGCCGCGCGGCAGCTGA
- a CDS encoding SDR family oxidoreductase, with translation MVVTGASSGIGAATARAAAAAGARVVLAARREDRLAALAAELSGTGAEVLAVRCDVTEPDQVAAALGTAVATFGRVDVVVNNAGQGLQGTVTDVDLDDVRAVLELNVLGPLVVMQAAVPLMRAGGGGSIVNISSGTTLAAAPGTGPYAASKSALEKLSAVAREELAPEGITVSCLLPFATSTEFMTSIRAGREAAEEMTAGATFDPPERVAEAVLDLVRTGAAQVDLVPRAYGGSA, from the coding sequence ATGGTGGTCACGGGTGCCTCGTCCGGCATCGGGGCGGCCACCGCACGGGCCGCGGCCGCCGCAGGAGCGCGGGTCGTGCTGGCCGCCCGGCGCGAGGACCGGCTCGCGGCGCTGGCGGCGGAGCTGAGCGGCACAGGGGCCGAGGTGCTCGCCGTCCGCTGCGACGTGACCGAGCCCGACCAGGTCGCCGCCGCACTGGGGACGGCGGTGGCCACCTTCGGCCGGGTCGACGTCGTGGTCAACAACGCCGGCCAGGGGCTGCAGGGCACCGTGACCGACGTCGACCTCGACGACGTCCGGGCGGTCCTGGAGCTCAACGTCCTGGGCCCGCTCGTGGTCATGCAGGCGGCGGTGCCGCTGATGCGCGCCGGCGGCGGGGGCAGCATCGTCAACATCAGCTCCGGGACGACGCTGGCCGCCGCCCCCGGGACCGGCCCGTACGCCGCGTCCAAGAGCGCGCTGGAGAAGCTCTCCGCCGTCGCCCGCGAGGAACTGGCGCCCGAGGGCATCACCGTGTCCTGCCTGCTGCCCTTCGCCACCTCCACCGAGTTCATGACCTCGATCCGGGCCGGGCGGGAGGCGGCCGAGGAGATGACCGCGGGGGCCACGTTCGACCCGCCGGAGCGGGTGGCCGAGGCGGTCCTGGACCTCGTCCGCACCGGCGCCGCGCAGGTCGACCTGGTGCCGCGGGCCTACGGCGGCAGCGCCTAG
- a CDS encoding arsenate reductase ArsC: protein MSTPSVLFVCVHNAGRSQMAAGWLRHLAGDAVEVRSAGSVPGDQVNPAAVAAMAEVGIDISDQRPKVLTTDAVEASDVVITMGCGDACPVFPGKQYLDWALTDPAGKGVEAVRPIRDEIEVRIRGLLAELDVAAR from the coding sequence GTGAGCACCCCCAGCGTCCTGTTCGTCTGCGTGCACAACGCCGGCCGCTCCCAGATGGCCGCCGGCTGGCTGCGGCACCTGGCCGGCGACGCCGTCGAGGTCCGCTCCGCCGGTTCCGTGCCCGGTGACCAGGTCAACCCGGCCGCGGTCGCGGCGATGGCCGAGGTCGGCATCGACATCTCCGACCAGCGGCCGAAGGTGCTCACCACCGACGCCGTCGAGGCCTCCGACGTGGTGATCACCATGGGCTGCGGCGACGCCTGCCCGGTCTTCCCCGGCAAGCAGTACCTGGACTGGGCGCTCACCGACCCGGCCGGCAAGGGCGTCGAGGCGGTGCGACCGATCCGCGACGAGATCGAGGTCCGCATCCGCGGCCTGCTCGCCGAGCTGGACGTCGCCGCCCGGTGA
- a CDS encoding SDR family oxidoreductase: protein MTDTRTALVTGANKGIGYEIAAGLGALGYSVGVGARDDARRQAAVDRLRDAGVDAFGVPLDVTDDASVTAAAALVEGRAGHLDALVNNAGITGGHPQQPSTVDPEVIQTVVETNVIGVVRVTNAMLPLLRRSASPRIVNMSSSVGSLTRQAGPGSETTTGPVAVAYAPSKTFLNAVTLQYVQELAGTGVLVNMACPGFVATDLNGFRGVRTPAQGAATAVRLATLPDGGPTGGFFEDAGTVPW, encoded by the coding sequence ATGACGGACACGAGGACCGCCCTGGTCACCGGGGCGAACAAGGGCATCGGCTATGAGATCGCCGCGGGGCTGGGGGCTCTCGGCTACAGCGTCGGGGTCGGGGCGCGGGACGACGCCCGGCGCCAGGCCGCGGTGGACCGGCTGCGCGACGCCGGGGTCGACGCGTTCGGCGTCCCGCTGGACGTGACCGACGACGCCAGCGTCACCGCCGCCGCCGCGCTGGTCGAGGGGCGAGCCGGGCACCTCGACGCCCTGGTCAACAACGCCGGCATCACCGGTGGCCACCCGCAGCAGCCGAGCACCGTCGACCCGGAGGTCATCCAAACCGTGGTGGAGACCAACGTGATCGGCGTCGTGCGGGTCACCAACGCCATGCTGCCGCTGCTGCGCCGCTCGGCGTCGCCGCGGATCGTGAACATGTCCAGCAGCGTGGGCTCGCTGACCCGGCAGGCCGGGCCCGGCAGCGAGACGACCACCGGCCCGGTCGCGGTCGCCTATGCACCGTCGAAGACGTTCCTCAACGCGGTGACCCTGCAGTACGTCCAGGAGCTGGCCGGCACGGGCGTCCTGGTCAACATGGCGTGTCCCGGCTTCGTGGCCACCGACCTCAACGGCTTCCGCGGCGTGCGCACCCCCGCCCAGGGCGCGGCGACCGCCGTCCGGCTGGCCACCCTGCCCGACGGCGGCCCGACCGGTGGCTTCTTCGAGGACGCCGGCACCGTGCCCTGGTGA
- a CDS encoding MFS transporter — MSTGEWAGHRTGEPGFRRAAVAVFLAGVAVFSSLYAPQALLPELTRSFGVTPAASTLAISVSTAALAVGLLVLGPLSDRRGRTGILHASLAANAVLGVLIAVAPAWPVLLVLRGLQGFALAGLPAVAVAYLREELHPGVSSRAIGLYVSGTAIGGLSGRLITGFLTELGGWRTALSGTAVVAVACAVAVRLLLPGSRRFVRVVGEGRLLRQLARAFTDPALLALYGTAALLMGGFVAVYNAVTFRLEAAPYLLTPALAGLVFLAYLLGSASSPTAGALADRYGRRVVVPGAVVVMGGGVGLTVASPLWCVVLGLCVLTVGFFAAHGVASGWVAVRAQLGGRAVGQAASLYSFWYYVGSSVAGTLAGRAWQGAGWSGVVLLAGGCTAGAFVLTVLLGRTRALTP; from the coding sequence ATGAGCACGGGGGAGTGGGCCGGGCACCGCACCGGGGAGCCCGGGTTCCGGCGTGCCGCGGTGGCGGTGTTCCTCGCCGGCGTGGCGGTGTTCTCCAGCCTGTACGCGCCGCAGGCGCTGCTCCCGGAGCTGACGCGCTCCTTCGGCGTCACCCCGGCCGCCTCGACGTTGGCCATCTCGGTGAGCACGGCCGCGCTGGCAGTCGGGCTGCTGGTGCTCGGGCCGCTGTCCGACCGCCGCGGCCGCACCGGCATCCTGCACGCCAGCCTGGCCGCCAACGCCGTGCTCGGGGTGCTGATCGCCGTAGCCCCGGCCTGGCCGGTGCTGCTGGTGCTGCGCGGACTGCAGGGCTTCGCGCTGGCCGGGCTGCCGGCGGTGGCAGTGGCCTACCTGCGCGAGGAGCTGCACCCCGGCGTCAGCTCGCGGGCGATCGGGCTCTACGTCAGCGGGACGGCCATCGGCGGGCTGTCGGGCCGGCTGATCACCGGGTTCCTCACCGAGCTCGGCGGCTGGCGGACGGCGCTGAGCGGGACCGCGGTGGTCGCGGTGGCCTGCGCGGTCGCCGTGCGGCTGCTGCTGCCCGGTTCCCGGCGCTTCGTCCGGGTGGTCGGAGAGGGCCGGCTGCTGCGCCAGCTGGCCCGGGCGTTCACCGACCCGGCGCTGCTGGCGCTGTACGGCACCGCCGCGCTGCTGATGGGCGGGTTCGTGGCGGTCTACAACGCCGTGACCTTCCGGCTCGAGGCCGCGCCCTATCTGCTCACCCCCGCGCTGGCCGGGCTGGTCTTCCTCGCCTACCTGCTCGGGTCGGCCAGCTCACCGACCGCCGGGGCGCTCGCCGACCGGTACGGCCGCCGGGTGGTGGTGCCCGGTGCCGTCGTGGTGATGGGCGGCGGGGTCGGGCTCACCGTCGCCTCGCCGCTGTGGTGCGTGGTCCTCGGGCTCTGCGTGCTCACCGTGGGCTTCTTCGCCGCGCACGGGGTGGCCAGCGGGTGGGTGGCGGTCCGGGCCCAGCTGGGCGGGCGGGCCGTGGGGCAGGCCGCGTCGCTCTACTCGTTCTGGTACTACGTCGGCTCCTCGGTGGCCGGCACGCTCGCCGGCCGGGCCTGGCAGGGCGCCGGCTGGAGCGGCGTCGTCCTGCTCGCCGGCGGGTGCACCGCCGGGGCGTTCGTGCTCACCGTGCTGCTCGGTCGCACCCGCGCACTGACCCCCTGA
- a CDS encoding LysR family transcriptional regulator, whose product METRELRYFVAVAEELHFGRAAQRLGMAQPPLSRAISQLERRLGVVLLERTHRSVSLTEAGAVLLHEGRTALDAVEAAEQRVRRVAEGRAGIVLATKAGASSELLAKLLHAYSAEPGAVQVEVLLCGPGEQVGLLRTGRADVAVLHHPFDDTAGLDVEELHTEGQVAVLPAGHPLTVRTDLRLGDLADVPELPLPRWPGPDGTVPPGAGPEVQSHAQLLQLISLGRTLMLAPDSFRSQLRDDLVAVPVVDAPQVTTVIAWPPHSRSRAVADLVRVALRL is encoded by the coding sequence GTGGAGACCCGCGAGCTGCGGTACTTCGTCGCCGTCGCCGAGGAGCTGCACTTCGGCCGGGCGGCGCAGCGCCTGGGCATGGCCCAGCCGCCGTTGTCCCGCGCCATCAGCCAGCTCGAGCGCCGGCTGGGCGTCGTCCTGCTGGAGCGCACCCACCGGTCGGTGAGCCTCACGGAGGCCGGCGCGGTGCTGTTGCACGAGGGGCGGACTGCGCTGGACGCCGTGGAGGCCGCCGAGCAGCGCGTCCGCCGGGTGGCCGAGGGCCGGGCCGGCATCGTGCTGGCCACCAAGGCCGGGGCCTCCAGCGAGCTGCTGGCCAAGCTGCTGCACGCGTACTCGGCCGAGCCCGGGGCGGTGCAGGTCGAGGTGCTGCTGTGCGGGCCCGGCGAGCAGGTCGGGTTGCTGCGCACGGGCCGCGCCGACGTGGCCGTGCTGCACCACCCCTTCGACGACACGGCGGGCCTGGACGTCGAGGAGCTGCACACCGAGGGCCAGGTCGCGGTCCTGCCGGCCGGTCACCCGCTCACCGTGCGCACCGACCTGCGGCTCGGCGACCTGGCCGACGTCCCGGAGCTGCCACTGCCCCGCTGGCCCGGCCCGGACGGCACCGTCCCGCCCGGGGCGGGGCCGGAGGTGCAGAGCCACGCCCAGCTGCTCCAGCTCATCTCGCTGGGCCGCACGCTGATGCTCGCGCCCGACTCCTTCCGATCGCAGCTGCGCGACGACCTGGTCGCCGTGCCGGTCGTCGACGCGCCGCAGGTCACCACGGTCATCGCCTGGCCACCGCACAGCCGGTCCCGCGCCGTCGCCGACCTGGTCCGGGTCGCGCTGCGGCTCTGA
- a CDS encoding DUF998 domain-containing protein encodes MLTLQFFVVEAIAASRFGGYSYAEDTISDLGTAVSPARLLMNGSFIVQGVLIAAGALLLGPGLAGTGGRLTRLLLTLSGIGVLLVGIFPSDGDGGVHAVAAGVHLLGGAIGLTALAYGVRPRSEGLGTTLAALGLLGIIATIFFGAAVFLFLGEGGTERVAAYVLPIGLAAAGIALWRQKDDWLALTNADGTPSRRQLREDARLQRAQQAAARDAALEAAARGAATPAPRPAAPAPADVQDDDFDPDDPWAPRRR; translated from the coding sequence GTGCTGACTCTGCAGTTCTTCGTCGTGGAGGCGATCGCGGCCTCCCGGTTCGGGGGCTACTCCTACGCCGAGGACACGATCAGCGACCTGGGGACGGCGGTGTCCCCGGCCCGGCTGCTGATGAACGGCTCGTTCATCGTCCAGGGCGTGCTCATCGCCGCCGGCGCCCTGCTGCTCGGTCCCGGACTGGCCGGCACGGGCGGGCGGCTGACCCGGCTGCTGCTGACCCTCTCGGGCATCGGCGTGCTGCTGGTCGGGATCTTCCCCTCCGACGGCGACGGCGGCGTGCACGCGGTCGCCGCCGGGGTGCACCTGCTGGGTGGCGCGATCGGGCTGACCGCACTGGCCTACGGCGTGCGGCCCCGCTCCGAGGGCCTGGGCACCACGCTGGCCGCGCTCGGCCTGCTCGGCATCATCGCGACGATCTTCTTCGGCGCGGCCGTGTTCCTCTTCCTCGGCGAGGGCGGCACCGAGCGGGTCGCCGCCTACGTCCTGCCGATCGGGCTGGCCGCGGCCGGCATCGCGCTGTGGCGGCAGAAGGACGACTGGCTGGCGCTCACCAACGCCGACGGGACGCCGAGCCGGCGCCAGCTGCGCGAGGACGCCCGGCTGCAGCGCGCCCAGCAGGCCGCCGCCCGGGACGCCGCGCTGGAGGCCGCCGCCCGCGGGGCCGCCACCCCCGCGCCCCGCCCGGCCGCGCCCGCACCAGCCGACGTGCAGGACGACGACTTCGACCCCGACGACCCCTGGGCCCCCCGCCGCCGCTGA
- a CDS encoding TetR/AcrR family transcriptional regulator, giving the protein MTRAPQQDVDSGGGAPDADVVSGRQRGAGGRRRDASLDAVILGAAYDVLAETGYEDMTISAVAARAGAGKATLYRRWPTKESLVLAVVADVGRSPGRDDLPDTGDLRADLLALIDSAWLGGPVSRLRGMRGLTSAALHSPRLADALRQQVVQPYTDAYRALLERAAQRGEISPGPGLEVLAEVVPALATHWLMFTDPPPSRASFEAAVDQVLLPACARRA; this is encoded by the coding sequence GTGACCAGGGCACCGCAGCAGGACGTTGACAGCGGTGGTGGAGCGCCGGACGCCGATGTGGTCAGCGGCCGGCAGCGGGGAGCCGGAGGACGCCGGCGCGACGCCTCGCTCGACGCGGTCATCCTGGGCGCGGCCTACGACGTGCTGGCGGAGACCGGCTACGAGGACATGACCATCAGCGCGGTGGCCGCCCGGGCGGGAGCCGGCAAGGCCACGCTGTACCGCCGGTGGCCGACCAAGGAGTCCCTCGTCCTGGCGGTCGTCGCCGACGTCGGCCGCAGTCCTGGGCGGGACGACCTGCCCGACACCGGCGACCTGCGTGCGGACCTGCTCGCCCTCATCGACTCCGCCTGGCTGGGTGGGCCGGTCAGCCGGCTGCGGGGCATGCGGGGGTTGACCTCGGCCGCGCTGCACTCACCCCGGTTGGCCGATGCCCTCCGGCAGCAGGTCGTCCAGCCGTACACCGACGCCTACCGGGCACTGCTGGAACGGGCTGCCCAGCGCGGTGAGATCTCGCCCGGACCCGGCCTCGAGGTGCTGGCCGAGGTCGTCCCCGCGCTGGCCACGCACTGGCTGATGTTCACCGACCCACCTCCGAGCCGGGCGTCCTTCGAGGCGGCCGTCGACCAGGTGCTGCTGCCGGCCTGCGCCCGCCGGGCCTGA